One region of Bacillus zhangzhouensis genomic DNA includes:
- a CDS encoding prepilin peptidase, with amino-acid sequence MIGIFVFLAGITMGSFFHLVGERLPIKRSILFPRSHCTACKQLLSLHEMIPLVSYALLRGTCKHCGTRLSLLYPMVELLSGSLFLLMYRIAGASIEGLFLVILCSLFVIAVVSDLLYMRVSNELFLFFFPLFVIYRTLEPLLIWWEGAASLLFCFFLFYSLDRFKPNSMGGADMKLFGVLAFCFGFKPFLLILFLSCVAGIIYAKVFSFRLDEPFPFVPAISFSLWLYLYGAHVMPLFAGSTG; translated from the coding sequence CTTTCATCTAGTTGGTGAAAGGCTGCCAATTAAGCGGTCTATTCTTTTTCCTCGTTCTCACTGCACAGCCTGTAAACAGCTGCTTTCCTTGCACGAGATGATTCCGCTAGTTTCGTATGCATTATTGAGGGGGACTTGCAAACATTGCGGCACTCGGCTGTCCTTGCTATATCCAATGGTTGAGCTGCTGTCAGGCAGTCTTTTTTTGCTCATGTATAGAATTGCTGGTGCTTCGATTGAAGGTCTTTTTCTTGTGATTCTTTGTAGTTTATTTGTGATTGCTGTCGTGAGCGATCTCCTTTATATGAGGGTATCAAACGAGCTGTTTCTCTTCTTTTTCCCTCTTTTCGTCATATACCGCACGCTTGAACCTCTTCTTATTTGGTGGGAAGGAGCGGCTTCGCTTCTTTTTTGCTTTTTCTTGTTTTATAGTTTAGATCGTTTTAAGCCAAACAGCATGGGCGGAGCTGATATGAAGCTGTTCGGTGTGCTTGCATTTTGTTTTGGCTTTAAGCCATTCCTTCTCATTCTTTTCCTCTCGTGCGTCGCTGGAATCATCTATGCGAAGGTTTTTTCTTTTCGATTAGATGAGCCATTTCCCTTTGTTCCTGCGATCTCTTTTTCTTTATGGCTGTATCTTTATGGAGCTCATGTCATGCCCCTGTTCGCCGGGTCGACCGGTTGA